CGCGTCAGCTTGCTGCTCCAAGGTGAAATTCACAATATATTGGAAGGCAGCCCGCATATCACTGTCCGGTAATTTGCCAGCCAGGCGCTGCCGTCCCAGGTGAAGATCCGAGCAATGGATGAATTTTACTGACATGAAGAACACTCCTTTGTACCAATTATACCTAACCCCTTCCTCCAATACCAGACGAGCCTAATACTGACTACTAAATAGGGTAATACTAGCACCAAAAGTGGAGGTGTCTCCCTTGTTAAAAGCCATTGGTTTAGCCAATCTGGATGAAATTGAAAGGAATGTCTTCATCTTTGTCCGGGAACATGTCTCACCGGATGGGATGTTAATATATCCTTTGCGGGAGATGGGAAAAAACTTGGGCTACTCAGAATTAGAAATTCAAAGGGCCTTGCGGAATTTGGAGAACCTGCAACTGGTGGATTACCGGGAGGGCGATGACCCAAACGATCCTAACATGATCCTCTACAAAGATGAATGGTTAGATATGTTTACACAACAGCATACAAAGAGCTAGCAAGGAAGCTGGCTTTAGGGCTGTTGCACAATATGGTGATGATGTGCAACTGGCTGTCGGCCATCGGCCATCAGCCATTGGCTTTTGGCCTTTAGCCTTTGGCCAAAAGCCGACGGCCCCAAAAGAGAAATGCCGCAAAACCGTAGCTTTGCGGCATTTCTCTTTTGGGTATTAAGCTTTTTCTCCTTCGGCTGGTTCCCTGTTAGCACGGAACAGAGTGGGGATCAAGGCAATGCCGGAAAGACCCACTAAGCCGTAGATAATCCTGCTGAGTATTGAGGATTCGCGAGTGGCATCCCCGCCCAACAGGGCAGCTACTAAGTCCCAACTGAACAAGCCAACCAGCAGCCAGTTGAGAGCCCCTACGATCACCAGCGGTAGGGCAATTCTGTAAATCATTTCCACGGTAAGATTCACTCCTTGTATAAAATAGTATGATTACAAGAAGTATCTTAACCAAACATTACCAATTTTATACATCTAATTACTCAAATAACTCCTCAACCAGTTTGCTGTTATCAATGGAGCGGGTTTCAACTCTGGTAAAAGAGAAAGCAACTTCATCTCCTTCCTTCACCTCGGGGGGCAGAAATTGACGTGGTACATTCCACATGATCCCGTGGGGAGCCTCTAACACCGCCCAGTTTTCCTCAAATCTATCAATTACCGCTCTCACTTGCTTGCCCTCCTAAATCCTGCAGCCCTAGCCTCATCCTCGGTTTTAAACCAAACCTCGGGCTTGGTTCTTTCGTAATTCTGCATACCGGGTAGATGATAAATTTTTTCTCCGTTCTTGTTGATGTTACCCTTAATGAGTCCCTGGCCATTGGCATCCACATAGGTTTGGCTCTCTGTTGGGACTAACGGCACCTCCGCAGGGGCCTGCTTTTCTGTCTGGACAACAATTTCCCGGCCATCGGAAGTCATTACAATTGTTCCCACCTGGGAAGTAAGATAAACCTTGACTCTATGGTCTGCCAGTCTTTGCATGATTTCCTTATGGGGATGACCATAATCGTTCTCCTTTGCCACCGAGATCACGGCCATTTCTGGTGCCACCGCTTTAAGAAAATCCTCGGAGGTGGAGGAATAACTGCCATGATGGCCCACCTTTAGCACATCAGCCTTTAAGTTATAACCCTTCTTAAGCATTTCCTGTTCGGACAATTCCTCGGCATCCCCGGTCAGGAGAAAGGAGTTTTGCCCATAGGTTATTTTACAGACAATACTATAATCATTCAGTACCTGGTACTTGTTACTATTAGGCGCTAAGATTTCTACCCTGGCAGCACCCAGGTTAAACTCCTGCCCGCCGGCAGCGGCGGTAACCTTGAGGTTTTTATCTTTAATGGCCAACAGTACATCCTGATAGGACTTGGTATTATGATTTACTTTGGGTAAATAAACCTTGGCTACATCAAATTGCTTGATGACCGTATCCAGCCCGCCAATGTGATCTTCATGGGGATGAGTACCCATCACCACATCCAGCCTCTCTATTCCTTGCTGCCGCAAATATTTTGTAACTAACTGACCATCCTCGTTATTGCCCGCATCAATTAATAAACTGGCTTGCTGGCTTTGCACCAGTATAGCATCGGCCTGACCGACATCAATAAAATGAACCCTAAGATTATCTCCCGGCTCAACCGGGGTGGCCTGTTCCTTTTGTCCTGTACAACCAGTCAAAAGTAACAGCATTATTAACACAAGTATGACAATGCGTTTCATAGCGATTACCCCTTTGTCATAGCATTTCTTAGATAATTCAATATCATATTCGTAAGATTTACATGTCTGCGTTGTTAATTTTTTGGGTTATGATATAATGTAAAGAAAGGAGATGAGGGCATGAATAAAAAATTAATCATGTTGGCTCTGGTTCTGGTGGCCGCTGTGGCTCTTCTGGTACCCACAGCCTTTGCTACCACTGGTACTGACTCCCCAGCCAAGGCCTGGCTCGAGCAAAAATTTGCTCAGAAAAAAGCCTTTGTGGAGCAAGCCGTTAAGGATGGTCGCATCACCGCCGAACAAGGTGAAGCCTGGTTAAAACACTTAAATGAAAGACAGCAATTCCACGCCCAGAACGGCTACCTCTGCCCCGCCGGGGGAAATGGTAACTTTGGCATGGGCCGAGGTATGGGTAACGGCATGTGCTGGCGCTGGAATAACTCAAACATACAGACTCCCCAAGTGCAAAATCAATAAAAAGTAGCCTGCGGGCTACTTTTTATGTTAACTCAATTGGCAACATTTTACAACCTTTACTTTGCCAAATACCTCTTGACCCCCCGACTTATGGCCTGAGCCACTTGCTCTTGATAGTCGGGGTCCTGCAGCCTTTGTCGATCCTCCGGGTGGCATAACCAGCCTGTCTCCACAATGATCACAGGTATCTCCAGGTGTTCAAATAAATAAAATTTCTCCGGTCGTGGTTGTCGTACCGTCATGCCCGGCAGTTTATTCATTTCCTGCTGCATGATTTGCGCCAGTTGGCTACTCTCGTGGTCATCAGGATCATAATAAATGTCAACTCCACTCAATTGCTCTACCCCGGAATTGACATGGATACTGATGAAAAGCTCTCCCTTATACCGATTGGCTAGCTGGATTCTTTGCTCTAAATCCTGCCGTTCGGCTGCTTTGGAATATACCCCACCCTGGATAAAATCCCTATCTTTATCCCTGGTTAAGTAAACCTGCAGGGGCTTAAGATGGGGTGCCACCCTTTTGGCTATGGCCAAATTGATGTCCTTTTCCATTACCCCTCCCTGGCAGGCTCCCGGATCACTGCCCCCATGCCCCGGATCAATAATAACCACAGGCTGAGGCAGTGGTTTTTTCTGGGAGGTGCCTCCCCTATTCTCCTCTGCTTCGGAATTATTGATGGACTGACGGGAAAAACAGGCTAAAGAAATAACCACTAAGAGGATTAAACCCACCAAAAGTATATTGTTTTTGCGCCAAAGCCGTTGTTTATATGGTCCTTTGAACATAATAAGATCCCTTACTCTATTTTTACTGTCCTATCTATTGTTGCATTTTACCTGAGGAGAAATACCTGCCACAGCATAGAAAAACTTGGTTTACTCCCCTAAACGCATGAAAGAAGCACTGCAAAGGGCAGTGCTCGCTCTGGTCATATTTAGCTTTTTAGAGGAAGATTATCAGCAGAATAATAGCAACGATCAGTAAGAAGATCAAAAAGCAGCAAAGAATAGGTATCCAGAAACCGCCTGGGAAGCAGGATTCCACATGACTATGACCCATATCATCAACCCCTTTTTTTACTATCAATCTATGAAGGGTTGATGGGACTTGTGAATGATAAGTAGATTTTTCTTTTTACCTTAAAAATATCCAATTAATGAAGAACCTTTCTACGGCGGTCAAGGGGATTATGAATGCCGGTAATGTAGCTAGCCTAGTTTGTGTGCCTCTGCCTTTCGTTGGGTAAAAACATTAATCTCCTGATAACCGGCCTGCCGGGCCAACTGAATAGCCTGCGCAAAGTCGGCACCTACATCCTCCGGGCAGTGGGCATCGGAACTAATAACAATGGGTACGCCGTGCTGCTGACAAACTTGCAGCAACAAGGGATGGGGATAAATTTCGCCCACTGGTTTCCTTAACCCGGCAGTGCTGATTTCGATACAGGTACCGTTTTGAGCCAGGGCTTTAGCAACCCTTTCATATTGCTGCAAGAGAAATTCTTGGTCCTGGGGAATATATTTGAAAATCTTAGCCAAATCCAGATGTCCTGCAATATCAAACAGCCTGCTCTGGGCCAGGGCAACGATGCGATCGAAATAGGCTTGCCATGACTCCTCAACCGGCCTTTTATCCCATTCCTCTTTCATTTCGGAAAGATCAATACCCCACTGGTCAATCCAATGTACCGAGCCAATGACATAGTCAAAGGGATACTGTTTAAGAAAAATTTCAATCTCCTTCTCCTTACCTGGAAAGAAGTCCATCTCTATACCAAACTTAACATTAATCCCTTGTTGCCGAGCTTCCATAATCATGGCAAAATACTGGTCCATACGCTGGGTCTGCCGGGGCTCTACCCAGGCATTCCAAAAAATGGAGCGGGTTTCGATAAAACGGTAGGCATGTTCTGAGATACCCCAATCATTTATACCGGCCGCCTGAGCCTGTTGGGTAAATTTTTGCAGCCACTCAACAGTGTACGGCCCTCTCTCCACATGAATATGATAATCAGTCAGCATAGCTCCTCCTGAGATTGTTTTTATTGCTAACTATAGTGGCTAGCAGATAAAAAATCAATAAATTCAGTTTAATAATACCTGTATACATATATATTCACTCTGAAGAATCTGCTAAAATATAGACAAGCTGTTATAGATGGGAGGAATTACAAGTGCCCCACCTTAGTTCAGAAGGTTTGCGAGAATTGCTGACAAAAGCAAGAAAAGAAGAGTTAAGTCCTGAAGAAAAGGAATTGTTAAAATCAGTTATCCCCATGCAACTGGGAGAAGAAAATGCCAAAAAAATGATGGTTTTGGTTAACGAAATTCGTGATGGTAAACGCCCGCCACTGTCGGAAGAAGAAAGAATTGAGATGAACAAAAGGAACATGGAAGAAACTTTGGTCAACTTTCTGGCCAAACTAACCACTGCCACCGACGAAGAGTTGCAATCGGCTTTGGAAATGTGCGAACGCATTCGCGCCAGTCGTTATGGCCAATAGCTTAAATAACAGACAGGGAGAGTTTGCTCTCCCTGTTTTTGATCCACTATTGCCCCAGAAGAGTCATAAATTCTCGAATGGCCACAGCGTTTTTTCCTTGAAACCCGGTGGTCAAGATTTCACCGTTATTATGCCTGACAACTAAAGAATAATAACTTTGACTTTTAAGCCCTCGATCCAGTAGGCACTTCACACAGCACACCGTAAAAATGTTGGATTGCACCTTTTTAAAAAGCCAGCCACTTTTGGTATCCTCAATAACCCAAAAAATTTGCTGAGGATTTTGCTGCTTACATTGTTCACACTCTATGGGGGTAGCCAAAATTCCTGCCAGCTTGTCCTCTGCTTTTTGGCGTTTTGACTGCCAATTTTTCCCTATATAAATAATGTCATTAATCAGTTGCTCTTTATTCATCCCAACACTCCTTTATTAGAGTATCTATTTGTTATACCTTGTTAAGGAACAATACAATATATTGACTTTAAACAATCTTTGCCATAAAATCAATGATACCGACATAAATTATGGTAAATTAATAATTTTTCTTGTGTTCTGCGAAACATTATGATATTATATCATGTGTTGGCTCAAGAAACATGAATATGTCCCAGTAGCTCAGCTGGATAGAGCAACGGACTTCTAATCCGTAGGTCAGGGGTTCGAATCCCTTCTGGGACGCCAGCAAAATCAAGGCTTCTAGCAATTTAGCTAGAAGCCTTTTTCTGTGTTAGGGGAACTAACAGGGAGCAAAAAGCTGTCTTTCAAAATAGGTCAATCGGCATATCCCCCGAGTATCTTACCCATGTACCACTCTATCCCTTAATTCCTCCTGTTTCGCATCGTTGAACCTGTCCACCGTACTCAAATAACCGGTAATCCGTCGGACTCGTCTAATATTGGATTTAGCCCTGGTTCTAACCTCAAGCTCTTCTGCACTCACTTCCAATATCTCAATGGTAGCTATTTCCTTGCCCTTTGCTGCATAGCGTTCTTTTTCCTCTGCTATTATGCTATCAATTTCTTTTTGGTCAACATTTCCATTAATTGTAACTTTCATATTCTGCACCTCACTTTTATTTTGGTTTATTTTAACATCAGGACATTACAAAGTTATTACGGAAATAAAATAGCCCCTACTTTTCAGCAGGGGCCCACAAAACTTATACGTTTCTTATATCATCAACAACTTGTTGCAATAGCCTTTCCATTTCATCCACTTCCCGAAGAATCAATGGAGTGTAATCAATCTTCTTGCGTTCAACATTGAGCATAAGATACCCTTTGATTATGGTCAGCCTATCGAATAATTGACTGCAAAGTTCTATTTCTATCGTTTTCTCCTCCAGGGCTTTGTTTTTTACTTCATCCGGGTCAAAACAATCACGAACAATCATTTTCATGTTTTGTTCCTCCCCTCCGCTTATTACTTCAAGTATAGGGGAGAGGTATTACCAGGTTATTGCAAAACAATTAAATTCTGGTTTAAGGTATGAGATCATTTAGTCCAATATAAGTAATAACGGAAAACTACTCCAAAAATACAAAACAACCTTTGCAAAATTTCACAAAGGTAGTTTTGGGAAAGTTAATCTTGTAGATTATGTCTGTTATTATTATGCCACCTGACAAATGCTGTATACATGTTCAAATATAGGATTTAATTTAAAAGTTTTGCCTCACAGGCTAGCATACTATGCTGGTCGCAGTTGGTATTACAGCTAAATCTTAGCTGGACGGTAGTTCCCTTGGGACCAGTGGTAAACTCTATTTTAGCCTGGTGACGCTCAGCAATGCTATAGCACAGGGCCAGACCTAAGCCAGTTCCCTCTGGCTTAGTGGTAAGAAAGGGCGTTCCTAATTTACTTAGCACTTCTGGTTTGATACCGGTTCCTTCATCTTTAATAGAAAGAACAACCTCTTCATCCTCACAAAAGGTGGCTATGGTTAATTTTTGACCCTCGGTCATAGCATCCAATCCGTTACGAGTCAAATTAAGAATAACTTGTCGAATTTCTTTTTCATTAAGTACTAGGTCGGGTACCGGTGCCAAATTTAGTTCAACTTTTTTACCATTATTGTTGGCATCTGCTTCAATTAAAGGATAGATGGCCTTAATAATGGTATTAAGATTATTCAATTCCATATCTGTGGTCTTATTTTTGGCAACTGATAAATATTCGGAAATTATGCTGTTGGCCCGGTCTAGTTCATCTATCATGAGAGAAAATTGTTCTTTGTAGTCGGCAAATTGTTTTTTGGCAGCCATAATTTGAATAAATCCTCTTACTGTGGTCAAGGGATTGCGGATTTCATGGGCAATACCGGCAGCCATTTCACCCACAACATGCAAGCGATCCAGCCTGGCCATTTCAGTTTCTATTCTACGCCTCTCATCAATGTCCCTGAGGGTCATTAATAAATAATCCTTGTCTTGTAACCTTACCTTAACAATGCTTACCTCAACATATAAATGATTACCTGCTTTATCTTTACAGAGCCACTCAACCTGTTGGGGCTCCCCCTGGGCTGCCCTCTGCAGTAGTTTTGACCCTTCTTCGCCGGTGTAAGGATAATAGCCAGCGGTAAAAAATTCTAGGGTGTTATTACAGATTTCCCTGGGGGAATAACCCAAAATCTGCTCGCATTTTTGATTTGATTCTACAATTCGCTCGGTGTTTATATCGATAATTAAAATAACATCATTACTTGCTTCAAAAATGGTACGGAATTTGGACTCCGTTTGATTAAACAGCTCACAAACTTTGTAAATAACAAAAGCCATTAAAACCATAACTAAAATAATAACAATAATATTATCAACTAAGTTAACTCTAGCTCGACTATAGGAAATATCTTTAGAAAGACCTACGACAATAAACAGCGGGCTATCTAAACCCTGCACCTCGTAAAAACCAAAGACCCTGGTTATACCATCTAACCCTGGCGACTCTCCGTAGCCTTTTCCCTGACCCCCTTTGATTATCCGAAAAACCTCTGTGTCCGGTAAAAATTTACCGGACCAATTACCTTCATCCGGGTACCTAAATAATATATTTCCTTGATCATCTCTGACACTCAGACTGGTATCTGGGGGAAGTTTGTTTTCCAGACCCTCCTGGATAGCCGCTTGTATATCTATATAAATAAATAAAACTCCCTGCACCCTTCCTTCCACATCTAATATAGGAACAGCTGAGCAAATTTCCCCCTTACTGGAATCACTAACCAATATGGTAGTCTCTCTTGTATCAATTACCTTTTTAAAAAAACTCTCATTAGATACATTGGTAACGTAACTTCCCGCACAGGACAAAACGTGCCCCTGTAAATTAGCTAAACCGATAGTCTTGTAGCTTTGGTGCTGTTTAAGAACATTGGGAAAAAAATCGTCACAATAGGGTAAATTAAAATTTCTAATCTCTCTAAATGAAGACATACACATTAAATTATCAGCTGATTGTTTAATAAATGCCTCTTGATTAATGGCCACCATACTGGCCAAACCCATTGCGCCCTTTCTGGCTTCAATAGCATCTGTTAGGTATACCTTGTAGGAGTTGTAAATTAAATAAAGGATTATGGGCAAAGCAGCAGCAATTCCTAATATTATTAACCTACGACCAAAGTTAGATAACCTATTCATCATTAACCCCTTTGCTTTTCAGTAACTTAGCGCCAGTTAAGTCCTTATAATTGTGTAAAAAGGTTTTCTGAAAAATAAAGGGAGCCATTACCAAATTCCTCAGTTAGAATAAAGGTGTGAACAATACCTAAAGAGAGGAGATTTGAAATGGCTCAATATCAGATTACCGTAAATCAGGAACTTTTGCACCGTTTATTTTTAAGCGATAACAAAGATTCCGGTGTAGCAGCTCTGCTGGAATCCGTATTGAACCAAATTTTGCAGGCTCAGGCTACCGAGCAACTAGAAGCCGAACCATATGAGCGCACTGAAGAAAGGAAGGGGTATCGCAATGGGACTTATCCACATAAGCTAACCACTCGCGTCGGCACCCTTACCCTGAGAATTCCTCGGTTTCGCAATGGCAAATTCTCCACAGAACTGTTTGCCAGATACCAGCGCAGTGAACAAGCTCTGGTACTGGCTCTAATGGAGATGGTAATCAATGGGGTCTCAACCCGTAAGGTGAGCCAAATCACCGAAGAACTTTGTGGAACCGAGTTTTCCAAATCTACCGTTTCCGAACTGTGCAAGAAGCTAGACCCGGTAGTACATGGCTGGAACAATCGGAATCTGCATGATATGCGCTACCCTTTTATCCTTGTGGATGCCCTTGTTCTCAAGGTTCGTGAAGAAGGGCGTGTTCGCGCACGTAGTGTGATGATTGCCATTGGTGTTAACACTGATGGTTACAGAGAAATTCTCGGATTGATGCTGGGTGATAGTGAATCTGAGTCCAGTTGGGGCGAATTCTTTACCTGGTTAAAATCCCGTGGCTTACGGGGTGTTGATATCATTGTTTCAGATAATCACGGTGGGTTGGTGAAGGCCGTACGCAGCCATTTTCAGGGTGTTACCTGGCAACGTTGTCAAACCCACTTCATGCGCAACATCCTAGATGTTACCCCAAAGTCAATACAGGATGAACTCTATCCACATCTAAGAGCTATTCTAGATGCACCGGACGTAGATACCGCCCGTGTGTTATTAAATCAAACCCTAGAGGCTTATGAGAACAGGGCTCCAAAGGCCATGAAGGTGTTGGAAGATGGCTTTGATGATGCTACAGCTATTCTTATTTTGCCAGAACGTTATCGCCGTCGGTTGCGTACCACAAACGGTGTAGAACGCCTTAACGAAGAAATTAGGCGCAGGGAACGAGTTATTCGCATTTTCCCCAACCGCGAGTCCGTGATCCGTCTAGTAGGTGCCCTCCTTATGGAGTTTGATGACAAATGGGCCAGTGGTAGAAAGTATCTGGATATGAGTGAATACCTGCAATGGCAGGAATCTCAGAGACAAGCCCGTGCTTTTTCTAAAGTAACGCCAATTCGGTAAATTAACCTGAACACCACCTAAATAACCAAACCATCGGAGCCAGGCGGCTGTCAAGGGGCCGCGAAGCGGCGGCGAAGCCTTTACCCTTGACGGGCGACTGGGGAGATGGATAATTACAATGGTGGTGTTCAAGGTTACCTAGCTGAGGAATTTTACACATAAATTAGGACTTGATCCTTAGCGCAATAACTAATTACAAGATTATCTCTATAATAACAAAATACAGTAGTTTATTCTACATACCAACACATTACCCTTCTTTACCTTAGCAACAACCATTAAGCATAAGTGAACGGTAAAACATTCATTAATGCCGGGGCAACATAACAAATATTATCAGCTATAATAACTTTGTTATTACCATAGCTAAGAATAGACTCAATTGAGAATCAGTTGCTAAGAAAAATAGAAAAATCACCGTTCCAATACAACAGCCCAGTAGATTATAAAGAATTAGCTCAAAGATATGATTATGCTGTAGTAGCAATTGTCAAATATACAATTTAAATTATGATCAATTAGATATAGATAAACTATTTATAGGTTCTTAGATTGTAAAATCTGGCTCATCTGCAATTTATTTATAAAAAACCCCTCCCGCATTTTCTGTGGGAGGGGTTAAGAAATTTTACGTACATAGGCCAGGAATGCTATGGTAGGCTAAACTCCATGGCCAGTAGAATACACCCGGTTTCCGGTTGCACCCTTTCACCGGTTAAGGTAAAACCACATTTACCGTAAAATCTTTGCGCCTTGGTATTTTCTTGATATACTTCTACCGTTAATTTTGGTCTCAAGGACTTTGCTTTATTAATTAATTCCGTGCCTACCCCCTTGCCTTGACAATTGGGGTGAACAAAAAGCCCGCCGATATAGTCTTCAATTAATGAAATAAAGCCCACAATTTGACCATCAATTTCTTTAACATAGGTTTCCGCAAGGGGAAGGTATTTCTCTTGAATACTCTTCTTTTCAGCTTCCCAGAAAGTGGAGGGTATAAAGCTATGAGCAATTATCGATGCCTCATACCATATTTTTATCAGCTCTGCATCATCTTGTTTTTTATATGCTCTTATCATTTCTTGTCTCCTTATCAGATAAAAAGCGTAACATCCATAGCAAATGGAGTTACGCTTTTGCTATTTAAGATAGTTATCTTCTCATGCCTTTTAAACGCTGTACCCGATCCTCAATGGGTGGGTGAGTGCTAAATAACCGAGCCAGGGAAGCCCCGGATAATGGATTGATAATAAACAAATGGGATGTGGCCGGACTTACATTCATGGGTACCCGGTGAGCTGCGGCTTCCAGCTTTAACAGTGCATTGGCTAAACCATCCGGTGAACCGGCAATTTGGGCACCGGTGGCGTCGGCCATATATTCCCGCGAGCGTGATATAGCCATTTGGATGATCATAGCCGCGATGGGGAAAATAATAGCCATAACTAGGCTGCCCAGCAAACCGCCGCCTTCTTCTTCATCATCACTACGTCCCATACCAAAGATAGCCCCCCACTGCAAGGCGTTGCCCATCATACTAATGGCACCGGCCAATGCAGCGGCAATGGTTCCCACCAAAACATCGCGATTTTTAATGTGTGCCAGTTCATGCGCTAATACACCCTCTAATTCCTGAGGATTTAAAATACGCAGGATACCTTCGGTCACTGCCACTGCCGAATTGGCGGGGTTCCGCCCAGTGGCAAAGGCATTGGGCTGATCCGAAGGCTGAATATAAATCTTGGGCATGGGTAAACCTGCCCGTTGGGACAAACGCCGCACCATTTCGTAAAGCTCCGGTGCTTCAGCTTGGGAAACCGGGTAGGATCCGGTCATTTTGATGGCCAGTTTATCACTGTAAAAATAGCCAAAGAAGTTCATGGCCATGGCAATGATAAAGAAAAGTAAGGCACCGCTGGTGCCGCCAATGGCATTACCCATCAGCACAAGTAAAATGGAAAGTGTTCCCATTAAAAGCCAGGCTTTTAAAGTATTCATTATTTTCCTCCCCCATATACAGTATATTTAATCTCTACCATTCGTCGCCGCCAAAATCTCCAAAATCGCCTAAGCCAAAATCAAAGCCACCCTCTTCACCGCCCATGTCTCCATAGGTCTCGGCAGCTTCTGCCTCATCATCACCAAATAATTCTCCCAGTAAAGCACCACCCAGCATGCCAGCCACCATACCACCCATAAAACCACCAAAGGCACTGCCCATACCGGGGCGATGCTGTTGTTGCTGGTAACTGGGAACCAGGCGAGGTCCTTGCACTGACACCTGCCTTAATTCTTCTTCTAAAAACTCCCTGATGGTCTGGGCCAGTTCTTGTACAGAACCACTAGCTAATACAGTAGCAGGAATGGTTAGCTCTGCATGGTGTTTTTGACCACTGCGCATAAAACCGTTGGCTATTTCTAACTCGAAATAAAGCCGGCAGTCGTTGGAATCAATGAAGAATTTGAACTCCATTTCCTTCAGTTGCTCAGCAAACTGACCACTGGGATAGTACATAAACTCCTGGCCATACTGCCCAATTTTGCCGGAGCCAATCTTTTCCTTAAAGCCGAGAAATTGCAGAGCATCAAATACCAGTTCCATTTCCCGGCTGGGCAGCACCACTAAAGGATCGGCATCGCCGGTATCCACCGCCTGGGCAATATCCATTTTAGTAACCAAAGTATAGGATACAGATCCTTTGGACAGGGGATAATGGAAAGGAATTTGATGTTCAAAGGGAATCTCCCGGGTATCCCTGGCTTCAATGCGAAAATCACGGGCTACTCGGATGGTTTCTACCACTCGGGATATTTCCTTACCCCGGCTATTCAGTTTCATCACTACATCTACATCCAGGGTATGGATACCCTGGGCCACATTACCTCCCTGTACCACCATTTTACCCCTAACCGATTCGCCAATCCTGCACTTTTCATTGTCCAGCACCAGGTTGACCTTGGCCGCTCCTACCCCAAAACTGGCCATTATTTTTTTAAACATGGGAAACGGTACACTCTCCTTTGTTTTTCTTCTTATAAATAAGGTGTTAGTTCACTGAGATACAGTATTAATGACTGCATAAGAGCTATACTACGCAGAATTGCTTGCCGACTGGCAACCGCTTGACCGGCTTCCATTTTACTAACCAAGGGCTGAAGTTCTGCCAACTGTATCTCTAGTTGCTTAACTTGTTCCTTAAGAAATTGGAGGTCCAGTCCTGGTGGACTGCCGGTAACCCCTTTGGTCTGCAGGGTAACTGTCAGAGCACCCATGCGTTCTTTGATCTCCTCCAGGGTTAAGCGCTGGTTTTTCATGCTTTCTATCAGCTTTAAGCGCAGCAGACAATTCTCTGTATAGTAGCGGTAACCGGACTGGGAGCGTTCTGGTACTAAAAGACCCAGATTAGTATAATAATCGATGGTTCTGCGACTAACCCCTGCCAGTTCCGCCAACTCACCAATTTTATATTTTTTTAATTCCCCAAGTC
This region of Desulforamulus ferrireducens genomic DNA includes:
- a CDS encoding MarR family transcriptional regulator, with the protein product MSPLLKAIGLANLDEIERNVFIFVREHVSPDGMLIYPLREMGKNLGYSELEIQRALRNLENLQLVDYREGDDPNDPNMILYKDEWLDMFTQQHTKS
- a CDS encoding DUF378 domain-containing protein translates to MEMIYRIALPLVIVGALNWLLVGLFSWDLVAALLGGDATRESSILSRIIYGLVGLSGIALIPTLFRANREPAEGEKA
- a CDS encoding DUF3006 domain-containing protein; amino-acid sequence: MRAVIDRFEENWAVLEAPHGIMWNVPRQFLPPEVKEGDEVAFSFTRVETRSIDNSKLVEELFE
- a CDS encoding ComEC/Rec2 family competence protein, yielding MKRIVILVLIMLLLLTGCTGQKEQATPVEPGDNLRVHFIDVGQADAILVQSQQASLLIDAGNNEDGQLVTKYLRQQGIERLDVVMGTHPHEDHIGGLDTVIKQFDVAKVYLPKVNHNTKSYQDVLLAIKDKNLKVTAAAGGQEFNLGAARVEILAPNSNKYQVLNDYSIVCKITYGQNSFLLTGDAEELSEQEMLKKGYNLKADVLKVGHHGSYSSTSEDFLKAVAPEMAVISVAKENDYGHPHKEIMQRLADHRVKVYLTSQVGTIVMTSDGREIVVQTEKQAPAEVPLVPTESQTYVDANGQGLIKGNINKNGEKIYHLPGMQNYERTKPEVWFKTEDEARAAGFRRASK
- a CDS encoding DUF2680 domain-containing protein translates to MNKKLIMLALVLVAAVALLVPTAFATTGTDSPAKAWLEQKFAQKKAFVEQAVKDGRITAEQGEAWLKHLNERQQFHAQNGYLCPAGGNGNFGMGRGMGNGMCWRWNNSNIQTPQVQNQ
- a CDS encoding N-acetylmuramoyl-L-alanine amidase family protein; protein product: MFKGPYKQRLWRKNNILLVGLILLVVISLACFSRQSINNSEAEENRGGTSQKKPLPQPVVIIDPGHGGSDPGACQGGVMEKDINLAIAKRVAPHLKPLQVYLTRDKDRDFIQGGVYSKAAERQDLEQRIQLANRYKGELFISIHVNSGVEQLSGVDIYYDPDDHESSQLAQIMQQEMNKLPGMTVRQPRPEKFYLFEHLEIPVIIVETGWLCHPEDRQRLQDPDYQEQVAQAISRGVKRYLAK
- a CDS encoding histidinol-phosphatase; protein product: MLTDYHIHVERGPYTVEWLQKFTQQAQAAGINDWGISEHAYRFIETRSIFWNAWVEPRQTQRMDQYFAMIMEARQQGINVKFGIEMDFFPGKEKEIEIFLKQYPFDYVIGSVHWIDQWGIDLSEMKEEWDKRPVEESWQAYFDRIVALAQSRLFDIAGHLDLAKIFKYIPQDQEFLLQQYERVAKALAQNGTCIEISTAGLRKPVGEIYPHPLLLQVCQQHGVPIVISSDAHCPEDVGADFAQAIQLARQAGYQEINVFTQRKAEAHKLG
- the nrdD gene encoding anaerobic ribonucleoside-triphosphate reductase, with product MKVTINGNVDQKEIDSIIAEEKERYAAKGKEIATIEILEVSAEELEVRTRAKSNIRRVRRITGYLSTVDRFNDAKQEELRDRVVHG